From the genome of Xylocopilactobacillus apis:
ATCCCATCGGAAGCAGCGGCTAATACTGCTAGTTCTCGCTTAGTTAAGGGATTTTGATCAGAGCTCACCATATTTATTACCAGTTCTGGTGAATAACGCGTCAGACCCGCCATAACTTGCCGAATTGTGTCAATTAACTCGTCACTTGGACTATCTTTTAATAAATAACCAGCAACTTCTGCCCTCACAGCTCGTTCGAAATAAGCTCTCTGGGCAAAAGTCGTTAAAATTATTACTTTAGTGGTCAAGTCACTTGTGTGGATCTGATCAGCTACATCGAGTCCTGTCATCTCTGGCATTTCAATATCTAAAATTGCCACATCCGGCTTAAAAGCTTGAATTCCTTCCCAAGCAATGACCCCGTTACTCGCCGTTCCAACTACCTCCAGATCATCTTCTAAATCTAGTAATTGGCTCAGAGCCGACTGTAAAATGCTTTGATCTTCTGCTAAAAAAACTTTTATCATTGCTGTTCCTTAAAAATTTCAAATTGAACTTGAGTGCCATGGCTTCCGTGACTGATCTCAAAATTACCGTCTGCTTCTGACATCCGGCTTTCCATTCCAGTGATCCCATGAGATCCTGACCGTATAAAATCCTTAGCTCTTCCATCATCTAAAACAATAATTTGATAACGATCCTTAAATTCAGCAAAATTAATTTGAACTTCATGTGCATGCGCATGACGAATTATATTGGTAATTGCTTCCGGCAACACTTCAGCAAAATGATTCTGCACCGAGGTCGGCCACTCAGCAGCTTCTGATTCACCTTTAGTGTTTAATATTAGGTCTGCCGCAGCTAAATTTTTTCCTTGTTCTAACAAAACTTCCGTCAATGACTTTTGGTGTAAATCACTAACAATATTACGCACAAGCTGCAGATTTTTCCGACTCGCTGCTGCAATATCTGATAATTCACTTTCCACTTGTTCTGGTCTTTTGACCAATAATTTTTGTGCAAGCTCAGCCTTAACGGTAATCATTGAAAAGCTTTGACCTAAAGTATCATGTAAGTCTCTGGCAATTCGATCCCGCTCTCCTTGGCGGACAATTGCTTCAAGCCGTCGATTATCTTGACGAAGTTGATATCTTCTAAGCCACGCATGCGAAAGTCCATATGCCAGCATTGGAGAAAAGAAAACGAAAACTAACATGTAAAGAACACTGGCTAAGTCGAAATTATTATGCTTAATTGTGAGCAAATGAATAATTCCACCGCCAAGACAAAGATAATAAACTAAACAAAACCAATTAAAATACTTTTTCGGATAATGGCCAAGCGTATACG
Proteins encoded in this window:
- a CDS encoding sensor histidine kinase; amino-acid sequence: MRKIFSRPDAWMNYIWLVYLPMTMSFYLPVRSWHDVFWLLAIVIFLADYVLVFEKSAWRRFTIPIELLITGAFCVFEMNFYIIIFSGWQLPYTLGHYPKKYFNWFCLVYYLCLGGGIIHLLTIKHNNFDLASVLYMLVFVFFSPMLAYGLSHAWLRRYQLRQDNRRLEAIVRQGERDRIARDLHDTLGQSFSMITVKAELAQKLLVKRPEQVESELSDIAAASRKNLQLVRNIVSDLHQKSLTEVLLEQGKNLAAADLILNTKGESEAAEWPTSVQNHFAEVLPEAITNIIRHAHAHEVQINFAEFKDRYQIIVLDDGRAKDFIRSGSHGITGMESRMSEADGNFEISHGSHGTQVQFEIFKEQQ
- a CDS encoding response regulator transcription factor — its product is MIKVFLAEDQSILQSALSQLLDLEDDLEVVGTASNGVIAWEGIQAFKPDVAILDIEMPEMTGLDVADQIHTSDLTTKVIILTTFAQRAYFERAVRAEVAGYLLKDSPSDELIDTIRQVMAGLTRYSPELVINMVSSDQNPLTKRELAVLAAASDGMSSKQIATTLFLSVGTVRNYLSAIFSKLGVHSRMEAVKIAKKNKWLK